The Agarilytica rhodophyticola genome has a window encoding:
- a CDS encoding 6-hydroxymethylpterin diphosphokinase MptE-like protein encodes MTEALESLLMQAELKKLQLQVSHQFAKNMALFEQRFPAIHDKFKSFLPEKIELKLDGQQQLNLLNRASNTFLYSDPAHIYCEKQVELFKQSPYINRLRIGESKSYNDRHLHIRYLNELVKEYDTDKATCSLSSNGIITNLVMTSIGIGYHLPILIKELDIYNLFLYERSLDIFYACLHVIDWQPILDHFKENNRSITFCLGFEPDRALIEIEQSISRIGLHNHVFTFLYKHTKRQDEQDFFKHYIKEINNASSGLGYYDDEQIGFAHTIHNLAFQHPIFTRPKRRNAQLPPAFIIGNGPSLDMHEDFLKEKCDNAIIFSCGTSFGSLSKIKVKPDFHVEMERTISMKDLLDFGTTEEDRENVTLLCLNPVSPKLISSFDDVCLALKPNDIGEVIIQRHYDQKKIIKLPFSNPTVSNSALSFAISMGFKEIYLIGVDLGLADKGQHHSKNSPHYKLNKHIKDIKEVIYTYNDRNFKTKGNFGGKVTTHATLDRARISIERLLHYTKIAIPDFCCFNSNNGAYIQGTTPISIDQIKNFNDINKRHVIEQIKDNTFFYQDKKSTVNLKDTGYLDYFFSIEKQVQLKTSISNAQEFHQEAERIYKLINKKNDAITHMLLSGSINLFLGLIMENSAYCLDKEKYKSQVKKGIKKFNIFMEKVYINMKNEPLRIDDTHNDTIHRLNRESQDIQQAE; translated from the coding sequence ATGACCGAAGCTCTTGAATCTCTATTAATGCAAGCTGAATTGAAGAAGTTACAATTACAGGTAAGTCACCAGTTTGCTAAAAATATGGCTTTGTTTGAGCAAAGGTTTCCGGCAATACATGACAAATTCAAAAGCTTTCTCCCCGAAAAAATAGAATTAAAGCTTGATGGACAACAACAGCTTAACCTTCTTAATAGAGCAAGCAATACCTTTCTCTACTCTGATCCAGCGCATATTTACTGCGAAAAACAGGTGGAGTTATTCAAACAATCGCCCTATATAAACCGACTACGTATAGGCGAGTCAAAATCATATAATGATAGACACCTACATATTCGATATCTTAATGAGCTGGTAAAAGAATATGATACAGATAAAGCAACATGTTCGCTTTCCAGTAACGGTATTATTACTAATCTGGTAATGACTAGTATAGGCATTGGTTATCATCTTCCTATTTTAATAAAAGAATTAGACATTTATAACCTCTTTCTTTACGAAAGATCACTGGATATATTTTATGCTTGCCTACATGTTATCGATTGGCAACCCATTCTCGATCACTTCAAAGAAAATAATCGTTCAATAACTTTTTGCTTAGGCTTTGAACCAGATAGAGCTCTTATTGAAATTGAGCAATCTATAAGTCGAATAGGTTTACACAACCATGTATTTACCTTTTTATATAAACACACTAAAAGACAAGATGAACAAGATTTCTTTAAACACTATATAAAAGAAATAAATAATGCATCTAGTGGCCTTGGATATTACGACGACGAACAGATAGGCTTTGCACATACAATTCATAATTTAGCATTTCAACATCCAATATTTACAAGGCCGAAGCGTCGAAATGCACAACTGCCACCTGCATTTATTATTGGTAACGGCCCATCTTTGGATATGCATGAAGATTTTCTTAAGGAGAAATGTGATAATGCTATCATATTCTCTTGTGGGACGTCTTTCGGCTCTTTATCAAAGATAAAAGTAAAGCCTGACTTCCATGTGGAAATGGAAAGAACAATTTCAATGAAAGATCTACTTGATTTTGGAACCACAGAAGAAGACAGAGAAAATGTTACTCTATTATGTCTAAACCCGGTTTCTCCCAAATTGATATCATCATTTGACGACGTCTGCTTAGCATTAAAACCTAATGATATCGGTGAGGTTATTATACAAAGACACTACGACCAAAAAAAAATAATCAAACTCCCCTTTTCTAATCCTACCGTGTCTAACTCTGCTTTATCATTTGCAATTTCAATGGGTTTTAAGGAAATTTATCTTATCGGGGTGGACCTCGGATTAGCGGACAAAGGACAGCATCACTCAAAAAACAGCCCGCACTATAAACTTAATAAGCATATTAAAGATATCAAAGAAGTTATCTACACATACAATGATAGAAATTTTAAGACAAAGGGTAATTTTGGTGGAAAAGTAACAACTCACGCTACTCTCGATAGAGCACGGATATCTATCGAGCGATTACTACATTACACAAAAATAGCAATACCCGACTTCTGCTGTTTTAATTCGAATAATGGTGCCTACATACAAGGCACCACACCTATTAGCATTGATCAAATAAAAAACTTTAACGACATAAATAAAAGGCATGTAATAGAACAGATAAAGGATAACACATTCTTTTATCAGGATAAAAAAAGTACTGTAAATCTAAAAGATACAGGTTACCTAGATTATTTTTTCTCAATAGAAAAACAAGTACAACTCAAAACATCTATATCCAACGCCCAAGAATTCCACCAGGAGGCTGAACGTATTTATAAATTAATTAACAAGAAAAATGACGCCATTACACATATGTTACTAAGCGGCAGCATCAACCTTTTTCTAGGTTTGATTATGGAAAATTCTGCTTACTGCCTTGACAAAGAAAAGTATAAATCACAGGTAAAAAAAGGCATAAAGAAGTTTAATATATTCATGGAAAAAGTTTATATCAACATGAAAAATGAGCCTCTGCGTATCGACGACACTCATAATGATACTATACATCGGCTTAATCGAGAATCTCAAGATATTCAACAGGCAGAGTAG
- a CDS encoding CAP domain-containing protein, with protein MFKSENRINVIMAASLTVLLSACGGSSDSDGGSLTGGGSTGSPTPTPAPASPTPTPTATPDPSAPNPVPTPSATPAPSATPTPTATPAPQGSFNIVSSSPDSNAVNRSLVSTVTLTFNKALVPSTVDEQAVYVLDENDQRTAMSINYSDGETSLDINFDARLKPSETYTIVVSSRLMAADGDTFTEQRRSFDTVANIGGTTQAVIDQCMSEANINMLAAVNEARAQSRSCGTDNMPAVPALAWHCLLKDAAQAHSQDMVDNGFFSHTSSDGSQLRDRITRTGYLWNSIGENIARGQRSIPEVMEDWIDSPGHCRNIMGNSFTEFGSSEINFTWTQNFGRSRN; from the coding sequence ATGTTTAAGAGTGAAAATCGTATCAATGTAATTATGGCAGCCAGTTTGACTGTCCTGTTGAGTGCCTGTGGAGGTAGCTCTGACTCCGATGGGGGGAGTTTAACCGGTGGAGGCAGCACAGGTTCTCCTACGCCAACACCTGCGCCGGCAAGTCCGACCCCGACCCCGACGGCGACGCCAGACCCATCAGCGCCCAATCCAGTGCCAACGCCTTCAGCCACACCAGCCCCTAGCGCGACGCCGACGCCTACTGCTACACCAGCGCCTCAAGGTAGCTTCAATATTGTCAGTAGTTCGCCCGATTCAAATGCGGTAAATCGTTCACTGGTAAGCACTGTAACCCTTACGTTCAATAAGGCTTTAGTCCCGTCAACTGTCGATGAACAAGCTGTCTATGTGCTAGATGAAAACGACCAGCGAACAGCCATGTCGATTAACTATAGTGATGGAGAAACTTCCTTAGATATCAATTTCGATGCTCGCCTCAAGCCAAGCGAGACCTACACTATTGTTGTATCTTCTCGTTTAATGGCTGCTGATGGCGATACCTTTACGGAACAGCGACGCAGCTTTGACACAGTAGCTAACATTGGTGGCACTACCCAAGCGGTAATAGATCAGTGTATGAGCGAAGCTAATATCAATATGTTGGCCGCAGTTAATGAGGCTAGGGCACAGAGCAGAAGTTGCGGCACTGATAATATGCCTGCGGTGCCTGCACTTGCTTGGCACTGTTTATTAAAAGACGCGGCGCAAGCCCATAGTCAAGACATGGTAGACAATGGTTTCTTCTCTCACACCAGTAGCGACGGTTCGCAATTGAGAGATCGTATAACTCGTACTGGATATCTGTGGAATTCAATTGGGGAAAACATTGCAAGGGGGCAGCGCTCTATACCAGAAGTAATGGAAGACTGGATTGATAGTCCTGGTCATTGTCGCAATATTATGGGCAATTCATTTACTGAGTTTGGTTCATCAGAAATTAATTTTACTTGGACTCAAAACTTTGGTCGTTCTCGTAACTAA
- a CDS encoding GNAT family N-acetyltransferase, which produces MTNQKKRDALHTEIKIRDVVKSEASDLSELALRSKAYWGYSPEFMEECTDELTFSAAQIESAEYIFKAAEDSQKILGFYALQKIDTSRFELEALFVDPDHMGIKVGTALIEDAKKTALQQGALSIHIQSDPNAETFYKNAGAINIGQRESGSISGRFLPLLTIDLH; this is translated from the coding sequence ATGACCAACCAAAAAAAGCGTGACGCACTTCACACGGAAATAAAAATTCGAGACGTTGTTAAATCAGAAGCGAGTGATCTATCTGAATTAGCTTTGCGTTCAAAAGCTTACTGGGGATATTCACCGGAATTTATGGAAGAGTGTACTGATGAATTGACATTTTCAGCAGCTCAAATTGAAAGTGCAGAATATATTTTTAAGGCCGCCGAAGACAGCCAAAAGATATTGGGGTTTTATGCTTTGCAAAAAATCGATACTAGCCGTTTTGAATTAGAAGCCCTCTTTGTCGACCCAGATCATATGGGAATAAAAGTAGGTACCGCGCTGATAGAAGATGCTAAGAAAACAGCTTTACAACAAGGTGCCCTATCCATTCACATTCAAAGCGACCCGAATGCCGAAACTTTTTATAAAAACGCCGGAGCGATCAATATTGGCCAGCGCGAATCAGGGAGTATTAGTGGCAGATTTCTACCTCTGTTAACAATAGATCTGCACTAA
- a CDS encoding GSCFA domain-containing protein has protein sequence MMNNIEMELQEKYKLRPNVYKNSDDFHDKQCAYDTLLNHSRESCHYHFEHSSVFNNHFAMFPSIINASDIDEFFTHYADGSGARTSLEKAIDLIEKIVTPEIDNAIKSYFGSDYAVLWYNWSVVEAADSPKFTANKWHCDAGPTTHLKTITYFDSTSDHGSTTRLGDVKSTQRLKEVGYLLNDIRYRQVDISDLTDFYDINFQVEEPNLNAGDTIMFNPTKRIHQIKRPKEGCNRHCFTLCYIPSPLHWKKLIQYGFSPLQGGRSFEYAAREILAAYDKYNTKSEQKECVETSPEHNAVDTEKIIELDIYGKINSHYSLLHHLENIFEDKEYCLRLYTNIVGNGNACINFTVDELLVKLKQSFRNDLNWNGIFNPKDIKNLQDLISFEKNFYHSANRYHKKEKPDPNAIMWPDPKHKKHPRSRFDILPYVKNHKIMDMSTPVASAGSCFAFEIARALQEQKFNYLVEERADDPRDGIIVDGYQAGDKYAKFSANYGILFNTPSLLQLAQRAFNLRHFEQYCNKLENGMYMNPYRENVFFVNKQSYINDYPKHIAAVRRVLTKVKVMIFTAGLNECWQLRDGTVLSRNPKSGFYHLLKHRVLSVQENIECMSRFVEIVRRYNPDFKLVISLSPIPLLATGRSETHHIIDANVHSKSVLKVAIDELIQNYENIYYLPSYELIKECSQDPWEGDHRHVTRETVNRVVAMFKEIFVV, from the coding sequence ATGATGAATAATATAGAAATGGAACTGCAAGAAAAATATAAGTTAAGGCCAAATGTTTATAAAAACTCAGACGATTTCCACGATAAGCAATGTGCTTACGATACTCTTTTAAACCATTCCCGAGAATCCTGCCATTACCATTTTGAACACAGTAGCGTTTTCAATAACCATTTCGCGATGTTCCCAAGTATTATCAACGCTAGTGATATTGACGAATTCTTCACTCATTACGCGGATGGTTCCGGTGCTAGAACCTCTTTAGAAAAAGCAATAGATCTTATAGAAAAAATTGTTACTCCCGAAATAGATAATGCCATTAAATCTTATTTCGGTAGTGACTATGCCGTATTATGGTATAATTGGTCCGTGGTTGAAGCCGCTGATTCACCGAAGTTTACAGCGAATAAATGGCATTGCGATGCAGGTCCGACAACACACCTCAAAACTATCACTTACTTCGATAGTACTAGTGACCACGGTTCTACTACGCGCCTCGGCGATGTCAAATCGACTCAACGCTTGAAGGAAGTAGGTTACTTGCTTAACGATATTCGCTACAGGCAAGTGGATATATCGGACTTAACGGATTTTTATGATATTAACTTTCAAGTGGAGGAGCCCAACTTAAATGCTGGTGATACGATAATGTTTAATCCGACAAAGCGCATTCACCAAATTAAGCGTCCGAAAGAAGGTTGTAACAGGCATTGCTTTACACTATGTTATATCCCAAGCCCATTACACTGGAAAAAATTAATTCAATATGGCTTCTCACCCTTACAAGGGGGACGCTCTTTTGAATATGCTGCTAGAGAAATATTAGCGGCTTACGATAAGTATAATACAAAAAGCGAACAGAAGGAGTGTGTGGAAACTTCGCCTGAACACAATGCTGTCGATACTGAAAAAATAATAGAGCTCGACATTTATGGAAAAATAAATAGCCATTACTCATTACTACACCATCTGGAGAATATTTTTGAAGATAAGGAATATTGTTTGCGTTTATATACCAATATCGTTGGTAATGGAAATGCTTGTATCAATTTTACTGTAGATGAGTTGCTGGTTAAGCTTAAACAGTCTTTCCGCAATGACCTAAATTGGAATGGTATCTTTAACCCCAAGGATATTAAAAATCTACAAGACCTTATCTCTTTTGAAAAAAATTTTTATCACTCTGCGAATCGTTACCATAAAAAAGAAAAGCCGGATCCTAATGCCATTATGTGGCCTGACCCCAAGCACAAGAAACATCCTCGATCTCGTTTTGATATATTACCTTATGTTAAAAATCATAAGATCATGGATATGTCGACACCAGTTGCCTCTGCTGGTTCTTGCTTTGCTTTCGAAATTGCACGAGCGCTACAGGAGCAAAAATTTAATTATCTAGTTGAAGAGCGTGCAGATGATCCCAGAGATGGCATTATTGTTGATGGCTATCAAGCCGGCGATAAATACGCAAAGTTCAGTGCAAATTATGGTATTTTATTTAATACGCCAAGCCTGTTACAACTAGCACAAAGAGCATTCAATTTGCGACACTTTGAGCAGTATTGTAATAAATTGGAAAATGGTATGTATATGAATCCTTATCGTGAGAACGTGTTCTTTGTTAATAAACAGTCTTATATTAATGATTATCCGAAACATATTGCAGCGGTGAGGCGTGTTCTAACAAAAGTAAAAGTTATGATATTTACCGCTGGCTTGAATGAGTGCTGGCAACTACGAGACGGTACAGTATTATCAAGAAATCCGAAATCCGGATTTTATCATCTCTTAAAGCATAGAGTATTAAGTGTGCAAGAGAATATCGAATGTATGAGTCGTTTTGTCGAAATTGTTCGTCGCTATAATCCTGATTTTAAACTGGTCATATCTTTATCTCCCATACCATTACTCGCTACAGGTCGATCCGAAACTCATCATATTATCGATGCAAACGTTCACTCTAAATCAGTATTGAAGGTAGCAATCGATGAATTGATACAAAACTACGAGAATATATATTACCTTCCTAGCTACGAGCTTATAAAAGAATGCTCGCAAGATCCTTGGGAGGGCGATCATCGACATGTTACCCGAGAAACGGTGAATCGTGTGGTGGCTATGTTTAAGGAAATCTTTGTTGTTTGA
- a CDS encoding cytidylyltransferase domain-containing protein has protein sequence MLEFTMDNNLTIIPARAGSKRVPGKNIKPLEGKPLIAWSIDAAKNTKQLKNICVATENQEIADIALLYGADIPGLRTVESATDDAPTRDAISETIAMYEQHTGKHIAWVTLLQPTSPFRKSATINLAIDSFIKSSGKTLVSVCKHGIPLHWLNTIDSKGYIQNANVSSREKHLYHYNGAIYIFSRETFDTYGDIYSPDIIPFIMDDHIESLDIDTYEDWQLASLIAYNFSAMD, from the coding sequence ATGCTTGAGTTTACCATGGATAATAACCTAACAATCATACCAGCTAGGGCGGGTTCAAAGCGAGTTCCGGGAAAAAATATCAAACCTTTAGAAGGTAAGCCCTTAATTGCCTGGAGCATTGATGCGGCAAAAAATACCAAACAACTTAAAAATATTTGTGTCGCCACGGAGAATCAGGAAATAGCAGATATTGCGTTGCTTTATGGTGCCGATATACCCGGTCTGCGGACGGTGGAGTCCGCCACTGACGATGCGCCAACAAGAGACGCTATAAGTGAAACGATTGCAATGTATGAACAGCATACAGGAAAGCACATCGCGTGGGTGACATTATTACAACCCACATCTCCATTTCGCAAATCGGCAACGATAAATTTAGCGATTGACTCTTTTATAAAGTCATCAGGAAAAACCTTGGTTTCAGTATGTAAACATGGTATTCCTCTTCATTGGCTAAATACTATCGATTCCAAGGGCTATATACAAAATGCCAATGTTAGTTCTAGAGAGAAGCACTTATATCACTACAACGGTGCTATTTATATTTTTTCTAGAGAAACATTTGATACCTACGGTGATATTTATAGTCCTGATATTATTCCGTTTATCATGGATGATCATATTGAAAGCCTAGATATCGATACTTATGAAGATTGGCAACTGGCGTCACTTATCGCATACAATTTTAGCGCTATGGATTAA
- a CDS encoding class I SAM-dependent methyltransferase, whose product MDSIWEKHHSQRSWGKYPEIDLVKTVMREFKNKDRSAVSVLELGCGAGANLSFFLCEGFQTYGIDGSPSAINNADKNLSLIKSSQQKKGTPFYFLSVGDFKSLPYESEMFTIVVDNLSIYANNSETIDDAYKEAFRVLKPNGFMYSRVWGNNTTGSKTGEMIDIHTSKAPLLGPCQGMGTSHFFSRDELLEHFSQFSSKTIKRITEENTSDDIYTEEWIVWAKK is encoded by the coding sequence ATGGATAGTATCTGGGAGAAACATCATTCTCAACGCTCATGGGGAAAATATCCTGAGATTGATCTTGTTAAAACGGTTATGAGAGAGTTTAAGAATAAGGATAGGTCAGCAGTGAGTGTTTTAGAGTTAGGTTGTGGTGCAGGAGCTAACTTAAGCTTTTTTTTGTGCGAAGGGTTTCAGACTTATGGTATCGATGGCTCGCCCAGTGCTATTAATAACGCAGATAAAAATTTATCTTTAATAAAAAGTAGTCAACAAAAAAAAGGTACACCGTTTTATTTTCTATCTGTTGGTGATTTTAAATCTTTACCCTATGAGAGTGAGATGTTCACGATTGTGGTAGATAATTTGTCCATCTATGCAAATAATAGTGAGACAATTGATGATGCTTATAAAGAAGCCTTCCGAGTGCTAAAACCTAATGGTTTTATGTATTCTAGAGTGTGGGGTAACAATACCACCGGCAGTAAAACAGGTGAGATGATCGATATACATACATCAAAGGCACCCTTACTTGGGCCTTGTCAAGGTATGGGAACTTCTCACTTTTTCAGCAGGGATGAATTATTGGAACATTTTTCTCAATTTAGTTCAAAGACTATAAAGAGAATTACTGAAGAAAATACAAGCGATGATATATATACCGAAGAGTGGATTGTATGGGCAAAAAAATGA
- the neuC gene encoding UDP-N-acetylglucosamine 2-epimerase, translating to MSMTLALVTTARSDYSTMYPVMRAAIDDSDINAKVFCGGMHLLSEFGSTYQQLLEDDIEISEKIDFFILDQGRESLAKSLSIGVDKFSQAIVKHNIDMILVSGDRIENLALYCAATCLRIPICHLCGGDITEGAFDNQVRHTMTKLSHLHMVSMREHYDRVIQMGEEPWRVTITGDAALDTVNNIQLLTREQLFECEGIPKDNDLLLCTFHPLTIGSENFRLQFDNLLYFLSQQPEIPIITYPNIDPGFEELVSKLHIFSNERPDLIIKKSFTRQGYYSMMHHAKYMIGNSSSGIWEAPSFHLPCINIGGRQSGRKRSCNVVDISGNSINEFRSALEKIYGSSFQKNLKNCHNPYGEGRASDKIIDVIKNTQINDKLLIKKFFQIENPIEHGVVYG from the coding sequence ATGAGTATGACATTAGCGCTAGTTACGACAGCTCGTTCTGATTACAGTACTATGTACCCAGTAATGCGGGCTGCTATTGATGATTCTGACATCAATGCTAAAGTTTTTTGTGGTGGTATGCATCTGTTGAGCGAATTTGGCAGTACATATCAGCAATTGCTAGAAGACGATATTGAGATATCAGAGAAAATAGATTTCTTTATTTTGGATCAAGGTCGAGAGTCTTTAGCTAAGTCTTTATCTATTGGTGTTGATAAGTTTTCGCAAGCTATCGTTAAACATAATATTGATATGATTTTAGTATCAGGAGATAGAATTGAAAATCTAGCACTGTATTGTGCTGCAACCTGCCTGAGAATTCCTATTTGCCATCTATGTGGTGGAGACATTACCGAGGGAGCTTTTGACAATCAAGTACGCCATACTATGACAAAATTATCTCATCTACATATGGTATCCATGAGAGAACATTACGACAGAGTCATTCAAATGGGAGAGGAGCCGTGGCGTGTCACAATTACTGGTGATGCTGCTTTGGATACAGTAAATAATATCCAGCTATTAACTCGTGAGCAGTTATTTGAGTGTGAAGGTATTCCTAAAGATAATGATTTGTTACTCTGTACCTTTCACCCGCTGACAATTGGGAGCGAGAATTTCCGCCTTCAGTTTGACAACCTTTTGTATTTTTTATCACAGCAACCTGAAATACCTATTATTACCTATCCTAATATTGATCCCGGTTTTGAAGAGTTAGTATCTAAACTTCATATATTTTCCAATGAACGTCCAGACCTCATTATAAAGAAGAGCTTTACACGTCAGGGTTATTATTCGATGATGCATCATGCTAAATACATGATAGGGAACTCTTCAAGCGGGATATGGGAAGCACCGAGTTTTCACTTACCTTGTATTAATATTGGTGGACGTCAATCTGGTAGAAAGCGAAGCTGCAACGTTGTGGATATTTCGGGAAATAGTATAAATGAATTTCGCTCTGCATTAGAAAAAATCTATGGCTCTTCGTTTCAAAAAAATCTGAAAAATTGCCATAATCCGTATGGCGAGGGTAGAGCGTCAGATAAAATTATTGATGTTATTAAAAATACACAAATAAATGACAAGCTGTTAATTAAGAAGTTTTTCCAAATCGAAAATCCTATAGAACATGGAGTTGTTTATGGATAG
- a CDS encoding class I SAM-dependent methyltransferase, giving the protein MSDCHYVDINSQKASYDAFANHYRKYSINKKKYIDAINMAIIDEVSSVEAILDFGAGDGVRGAYLKRELRAKRLVQADISQQMLNLCRGHQQADLVIDNSKDGWEENIGKFDLILSLWNVIGHIPSHQDRVSIIKKIKNMLSANAYFIFDVNNRHNECYGKLVSLYRRVLDNIVPDNSRGDAHFQWRIDDKYYPAYGHLFTCKEVMQLLSDAGFHSYRWLTVDYSNGSISHSVNKGQLLFICRR; this is encoded by the coding sequence ATGAGTGATTGTCACTATGTTGATATTAACTCACAAAAGGCATCTTACGATGCTTTTGCTAACCATTACAGGAAATACAGCATCAATAAAAAAAAATATATTGATGCTATTAATATGGCTATCATTGATGAAGTGAGTTCTGTTGAAGCGATACTAGACTTTGGCGCTGGAGATGGTGTTCGAGGCGCATATTTGAAAAGAGAACTCAGAGCCAAACGACTTGTACAAGCCGATATTAGCCAACAGATGTTGAATCTATGCCGAGGGCATCAGCAGGCGGATCTGGTGATCGATAATAGTAAAGATGGTTGGGAAGAAAATATCGGAAAGTTTGACTTGATCCTATCTTTATGGAATGTCATTGGCCATATTCCCAGTCATCAGGATCGGGTAAGTATAATAAAAAAAATTAAAAATATGCTATCTGCTAATGCTTATTTTATTTTCGATGTGAATAATCGCCACAATGAATGCTACGGAAAACTTGTCTCTCTTTATCGAAGGGTGCTAGATAATATTGTGCCTGACAATTCTCGTGGTGATGCTCATTTTCAATGGCGAATCGATGATAAGTATTATCCTGCTTATGGCCATTTATTTACTTGTAAAGAAGTCATGCAATTATTATCAGATGCAGGTTTTCATTCTTATCGTTGGCTAACTGTGGACTATTCTAATGGCAGTATAAGCCATAGTGTTAACAAAGGTCAGCTGCTATTTATTTGTAGAAGATAG